In Streptomyces chartreusis NRRL 3882, the following are encoded in one genomic region:
- a CDS encoding cobyrinate a,c-diamide synthase, translating to MSSSVPRLVVAAPSSGSGKTTVATGLMAAFAARGLAVSPHKVGPDYIDPGYHALATGRVGRNLDAYLCGPDLVGPLFLHGARGCDVAVVEGVMGLYDGAAGEGELASTAHVAKLLRAPVVLVVDASSQSRSVAALVHGFVSWDPQVRVGGVILNKVASDRHEVMLREALEQVGVPVLGVLRRAPQVDTPSRHLGLVPVAERRAEAVEAVAAMAAQVSDGCDLDALMGLARGAGALSGAAWDAAEAVSSSTHHSTQSDEKPKPRVAVAGGPAFTFSYAEHTELLAAAGADVVPFDPLRDEELPEGTRGLVIGGGFPEVYAAELSANEPLRKAVAHLAGSGAPVAAECAGLLYLCRELDGQPMCGVLDAGARMTGRLTLGYRDAVAVGDSVLAAAGTRMRGHEFHRTAVEPGAGAEPAWGLKTPRRRVEGFVQRGVHASYLHTHWAAQPGVARRFVERCRTS from the coding sequence ATGTCCTCGTCCGTGCCCCGGCTGGTCGTCGCCGCGCCCTCGTCGGGCAGCGGCAAGACCACCGTCGCCACGGGGCTGATGGCCGCGTTCGCCGCGCGGGGACTCGCGGTGTCCCCGCACAAGGTCGGGCCGGACTACATAGACCCCGGGTACCACGCGCTCGCGACCGGGCGGGTGGGGCGGAACCTCGACGCGTACCTGTGCGGGCCGGACCTGGTCGGGCCGTTGTTCCTGCACGGGGCGCGCGGGTGTGACGTCGCCGTCGTCGAGGGCGTGATGGGGCTGTACGACGGGGCCGCCGGGGAGGGGGAGCTGGCCTCCACGGCTCATGTCGCGAAGTTGTTGCGGGCGCCGGTGGTGCTGGTCGTCGACGCGTCGTCGCAGTCCCGGTCGGTGGCGGCGCTGGTGCACGGGTTCGTCTCCTGGGATCCGCAGGTGCGGGTCGGGGGCGTGATCCTGAACAAGGTCGCCTCGGACCGGCACGAGGTGATGCTGCGGGAGGCGTTGGAGCAGGTGGGGGTGCCTGTGCTCGGGGTGCTGCGGCGGGCTCCGCAGGTGGACACGCCGTCGCGGCATCTGGGGCTGGTGCCGGTCGCCGAGCGGCGGGCCGAGGCGGTGGAGGCGGTCGCGGCGATGGCCGCGCAGGTCTCCGACGGTTGTGATCTGGACGCGTTGATGGGGTTGGCGCGGGGTGCGGGGGCGTTGTCGGGTGCGGCTTGGGATGCGGCTGAGGCTGTTTCCTCGTCCACCCACCACTCGACGCAGTCGGACGAGAAGCCGAAGCCGAGGGTCGCTGTCGCCGGTGGTCCCGCGTTCACCTTCTCCTACGCCGAGCACACCGAGCTGCTCGCCGCCGCCGGTGCCGACGTCGTGCCCTTCGATCCGCTGCGGGACGAGGAACTGCCCGAAGGGACGCGCGGGTTGGTGATCGGGGGCGGGTTCCCCGAGGTGTACGCCGCCGAGCTGTCCGCCAATGAACCCCTGCGGAAGGCCGTTGCGCACCTGGCGGGGAGCGGCGCTCCGGTGGCCGCCGAGTGTGCCGGGCTGCTGTATCTGTGCCGGGAGCTGGACGGGCAGCCGATGTGCGGGGTGCTGGACGCCGGGGCGCGGATGACCGGACGGCTGACCCTGGGGTACCGGGACGCGGTGGCCGTCGGCGACAGTGTGCTCGCGGCGGCGGGGACACGGATGCGGGGGCACGAGTTCCACCGGACCGCCGTGGAGCCCGGGGCGGGGGCCGAACCCGCCTGGGGCCTCAAGACCCCTCGGCGGCGGGTCGAGGGGTTCGTGCAGCGCGGTGTGCACGCGAGCTATCTGCACACGCACTGGGCGGCGCAGCCCGGTGTCGCCCGTCGGTTCGTGGAGAGGTGCCGGACGTCATGA
- a CDS encoding amidohydrolase family protein, with protein sequence MSDRTVLHVKGRVLVGPEEVRDELWVVDGRISYDRPAGARDIRTVRGWALPGLVDAHCHVGLDRHGAVPQDVAEKQALTDRDAGTLLIRDAGSPSDTRWIDDRDDLPKIIRAGRHIARTRRYIRNYAWEIEPDDLVAYVAREARRGDGWVKLVGDWIDRDLGDLSACWPRGAVEAAIAEAHRLGARVTAHCFSEDSLQDLVEAGIDCVEHATGLTEDLVPLFAERGVAIVPTLVNIATFPRLADGGEARFPRWSAHMRRLHERRYDTVRSAHDAGIPVFVGTDAGGGLAHGLAAAEVAELVTAGIPPVEALAAGTWTARAWLGRPGLDEGAPADLVVYDEDPRKDVGVLAAPRRVVLNGRVVG encoded by the coding sequence ATGAGCGATCGCACGGTGCTGCACGTGAAGGGACGGGTGCTCGTCGGGCCCGAGGAGGTCCGCGACGAGCTGTGGGTCGTCGACGGCCGGATCTCCTACGACCGTCCCGCCGGCGCCCGCGACATCCGTACCGTCCGGGGCTGGGCCCTGCCCGGCCTCGTCGACGCGCACTGCCACGTGGGACTCGACCGGCACGGCGCGGTCCCGCAGGACGTCGCCGAGAAGCAGGCGCTGACCGACCGGGACGCGGGCACACTGCTGATCCGCGACGCGGGCTCGCCCTCCGACACCCGCTGGATCGACGACCGCGACGACCTGCCGAAGATCATCCGCGCCGGGCGGCACATCGCCCGCACCCGCCGCTACATCCGCAACTACGCCTGGGAGATCGAGCCGGACGACCTGGTCGCCTACGTCGCCCGGGAGGCCCGGCGCGGCGACGGCTGGGTGAAGCTGGTCGGCGACTGGATCGACCGCGACCTCGGCGACCTGTCGGCCTGCTGGCCCCGCGGGGCGGTGGAGGCGGCGATCGCCGAGGCGCACCGGCTGGGCGCCCGGGTCACCGCGCACTGCTTCTCGGAGGACTCCCTCCAGGACCTCGTCGAGGCCGGCATCGACTGCGTCGAACACGCGACGGGCCTGACCGAGGACCTCGTCCCGCTCTTCGCCGAGCGGGGCGTCGCCATCGTCCCGACCCTGGTCAACATCGCGACGTTCCCCCGGCTCGCCGACGGCGGCGAGGCCAGGTTCCCGCGCTGGTCGGCCCATATGCGCAGGCTCCACGAGCGCCGCTACGACACCGTACGCAGCGCCCACGACGCCGGGATCCCGGTCTTCGTCGGCACCGACGCCGGCGGCGGACTCGCCCACGGCCTCGCGGCGGCCGAGGTCGCCGAACTGGTCACCGCGGGCATCCCGCCCGTCGAGGCCCTGGCCGCCGGGACCTGGACGGCCCGGGCCTGGCTCGGCCGCCCCGGCCTGGACGAGGGCGCCCCGGCCGACCTCGTCGTCTACGACGAGGACCCGCGCAAGGACGTGGGGGTGCTGGCGGCGCCGCGCCGGGTGGTGCTGAACGGGCGCGTGGTCGGGTAG
- the cobM gene encoding precorrin-4 C(11)-methyltransferase, translating into MADAPTGKVTFVGAGPGAADLLTFRAARAIAEADVVIWAASLVQAEVLQHARRDAEILDSAALSLEDVVAVYERAREEGLKVARIHSGDPALWGGTQEQLDRCAEIGLATEVVPGVSAFSAVAALARRELTIPEVAQSVVLTRLGGGKTPMPPGEEVREFAKHGTTMAIFLSAARSGQLVRELLEGGYPTTTPVVVAYQATWPEELVVKCTVGTLEETVKEHKLWKHTLFLVGPALDAHGTRSHLYHPGHFHGYRKADPEARKALRERGARS; encoded by the coding sequence ATGGCCGACGCCCCCACCGGCAAGGTGACCTTCGTCGGTGCCGGCCCCGGCGCCGCCGACCTGCTGACGTTCCGTGCCGCGCGCGCCATCGCCGAGGCCGACGTGGTGATCTGGGCGGCCAGCCTGGTCCAGGCGGAGGTCCTCCAGCACGCGCGCCGGGACGCGGAGATCCTCGACTCGGCGGCCCTGTCCCTGGAGGACGTGGTGGCGGTGTACGAGCGGGCGCGCGAGGAGGGGCTGAAGGTGGCCCGGATCCACTCCGGTGACCCCGCCCTGTGGGGCGGCACCCAGGAGCAGCTCGACCGGTGTGCCGAGATCGGCCTGGCGACCGAGGTCGTGCCCGGGGTGTCCGCCTTCTCCGCGGTCGCCGCGCTCGCCCGGCGCGAGCTGACCATCCCCGAGGTCGCCCAGTCCGTCGTGCTGACCCGGCTGGGCGGGGGCAAGACGCCCATGCCGCCCGGGGAGGAGGTCCGCGAGTTCGCCAAGCACGGCACCACCATGGCGATCTTCCTCTCCGCCGCCCGCAGCGGGCAGCTGGTGCGGGAGCTGCTGGAGGGCGGTTATCCGACGACGACCCCGGTCGTGGTCGCGTACCAGGCGACCTGGCCGGAGGAGCTGGTCGTGAAGTGCACGGTCGGCACGTTGGAGGAGACGGTCAAGGAGCACAAGCTCTGGAAGCACACGCTGTTCCTGGTCGGCCCGGCGCTCGACGCGCACGGCACGCGCTCGCACCTCTACCACCCGGGCCACTTCCACGGTTACCGCAAGGCCGACCCCGAGGCCCGCAAGGCCCTGCGCGAACGGGGTGCCCGCTCATGA
- the cobO gene encoding cob(I)yrinic acid a,c-diamide adenosyltransferase codes for MPQGQPSVIPDDGLTTRQRRNRPLVVVHTGVGKGKSTAAFGLALRAWNQGWPIGVFQFVKSAKWKVGEENALRVLGASGEGGTVAWHKMGEGWSWVQRDAQLDNEEKAREGWEQVKRDLAAETYRLYVLDEFAYPMHWGWVDTDEVVDVLRNRPGTQHVVITGRNAPEKLVDFADLVTDMSKVKHPMDAGQKGQRGIEW; via the coding sequence ATGCCGCAGGGACAGCCGAGTGTCATTCCGGACGACGGTCTGACGACCCGGCAGCGCCGGAACCGGCCGCTCGTCGTCGTGCACACGGGCGTCGGCAAGGGCAAGTCGACGGCCGCCTTCGGGCTCGCGCTGCGGGCCTGGAACCAGGGGTGGCCGATCGGGGTGTTCCAGTTCGTCAAGTCGGCGAAGTGGAAGGTCGGCGAGGAGAACGCGCTGCGCGTGCTCGGTGCCTCCGGCGAGGGCGGGACCGTCGCCTGGCACAAGATGGGCGAGGGCTGGTCCTGGGTGCAGCGCGATGCGCAACTGGACAACGAGGAGAAGGCCCGGGAGGGCTGGGAGCAGGTCAAGCGGGACCTGGCGGCGGAGACCTACCGGCTGTACGTGCTGGACGAGTTCGCCTACCCGATGCACTGGGGGTGGGTCGACACGGACGAGGTCGTGGACGTCCTGCGGAACCGGCCCGGTACCCAGCATGTGGTGATCACGGGGCGCAACGCTCCGGAGAAGCTCGTGGACTTCGCCGACCTCGTGACCGACATGTCCAAGGTGAAGCACCCGATGGACGCCGGGCAGAAGGGGCAGAGGGGCATCGAGTGGTGA
- the cobI gene encoding precorrin-2 C(20)-methyltransferase, whose amino-acid sequence MSSRLVGVGVGPGDPELVTVKGVNALREADVVVVPVMAAPDGKDGGERGRAEATVLHYVPEEKVVRVVFALNERSDRARREAAWDAAGQRVAELLRGHGAVAFATIGDPNVYSTFTYLAQTIAELVPGTVVETVPGITAMQDLAARSGAVLTEGTEPLTLVPVTAGSTVLKEALAGPGTVVAYKFGRQAHEVGEALRETGRIGDAVWGSALGLTEESIRPAAELDGTPLPYLSTLISPARRDGGRGGKL is encoded by the coding sequence ATGAGCAGCAGGCTGGTCGGGGTCGGGGTCGGGCCCGGGGATCCGGAGCTGGTGACCGTCAAGGGCGTGAACGCCCTGCGCGAGGCGGACGTCGTCGTCGTGCCCGTGATGGCTGCGCCCGATGGCAAGGACGGGGGCGAGCGCGGGCGGGCCGAGGCGACCGTGCTGCACTACGTGCCCGAGGAGAAGGTCGTCCGGGTCGTGTTCGCGCTGAACGAGCGGAGCGACCGGGCCCGGCGCGAGGCGGCCTGGGACGCGGCCGGGCAGCGGGTGGCCGAGCTGCTGCGCGGGCACGGCGCCGTCGCCTTCGCGACCATCGGGGACCCCAACGTGTACTCCACCTTCACCTACCTCGCGCAGACCATCGCCGAGCTGGTGCCCGGGACCGTCGTCGAGACCGTGCCCGGGATCACCGCCATGCAGGACCTCGCCGCGCGGTCGGGCGCCGTGCTGACCGAGGGGACCGAGCCGCTCACGCTCGTGCCCGTCACGGCGGGGTCGACCGTGCTCAAGGAGGCCCTCGCCGGGCCCGGGACCGTCGTCGCCTACAAGTTCGGCCGGCAGGCGCACGAGGTCGGCGAGGCGCTGCGGGAGACCGGGCGGATCGGCGACGCGGTGTGGGGGTCGGCGCTGGGGCTGACGGAGGAGTCGATCCGGCCGGCCGCCGAACTCGACGGCACTCCCCTGCCCTATCTGTCGACGCTCATCTCCCCCGCGCGGCGCGACGGCGGCCGGGGCGGAAAGCTCTGA
- a CDS encoding amino acid ABC transporter ATP-binding protein, protein MSRPEIEVRALHKSFGANEVLRGIDLEIGRGEVVCVIGPSGSGKSTLLRCVNLLEEPTKGQVFVGGTELTDPDVDIDAVRRRIGMVFQQFNLFPHLTVTENLTLPQRRVLRRDKAAAAQVAAENLARVGLSEKAAAYPSSLSGGQQQRVAIARALAMGPEVMLFDEPTSALDPELVGDVLAVMRMLADEGMTMMVVTHEMTFAREVADRVVFMDGGVIVEDGTPEQVIGNPRHDRTRHFLSRLLDPAMAEVEEETSDQVGKAD, encoded by the coding sequence ATGAGCCGACCCGAGATCGAGGTGCGCGCGCTGCACAAGTCGTTCGGCGCCAACGAGGTGCTGCGCGGCATCGACCTGGAGATCGGCCGGGGCGAGGTCGTCTGTGTCATCGGCCCGTCCGGCTCCGGCAAGTCGACGCTGCTGCGCTGCGTGAACCTGCTGGAGGAGCCGACCAAGGGCCAGGTGTTCGTCGGCGGTACGGAACTGACCGACCCGGACGTCGACATCGACGCCGTGCGCCGCCGCATCGGGATGGTCTTCCAGCAGTTCAACCTCTTCCCGCACCTCACGGTGACCGAGAACCTCACGCTGCCGCAGCGCCGGGTGCTTCGTCGCGACAAGGCGGCGGCCGCGCAGGTGGCCGCCGAGAACCTGGCGCGCGTGGGCCTGTCCGAGAAGGCGGCCGCCTACCCCTCCTCCCTCTCCGGCGGCCAGCAGCAGCGCGTCGCCATCGCCCGGGCCCTGGCCATGGGCCCCGAGGTGATGCTGTTCGACGAGCCGACCTCGGCGCTGGACCCCGAACTGGTCGGCGACGTCCTCGCGGTGATGCGCATGCTCGCCGACGAGGGCATGACGATGATGGTCGTCACCCACGAGATGACCTTCGCCCGCGAGGTCGCCGACCGGGTCGTCTTCATGGACGGCGGCGTGATCGTCGAGGACGGCACGCCCGAGCAGGTCATCGGCAACCCGCGTCACGACCGCACCCGCCACTTCCTCTCCCGCCTCCTCGACCCCGCCATGGCCGAGGTGGAGGAGGAGACCTCGGACCAGGTGGGCAAGGCCGACTAG
- a CDS encoding sirohydrochlorin chelatase codes for MTTPPALLIAGHGTRDDAGAEAFRDFVRELGARHPELPVAGGFIELSPPPLGEAVTELVERGVRRFAAVPLMLVSAGHAKGDIPAALAREKERHPGISYTYGRPLGPHPALLNVLERRLDEALGGAAGRRPGDRADVTVLLVGRGSTDPDANAEVHKAARLLWEGRGYAGVETAFVSLAAPDVPSGLDRCARLGARRIVVLPYFLFTGILPDRVRQQTEGWAAAHPEVEVCSADVIGPEPELLDLVWERYAEAVEGDLRMNCDSCVYRIALPGFEDKVGLPQQPHFHPDDDGHHHGHGHHHGAHSHAH; via the coding sequence GTGACCACCCCGCCCGCCCTGCTCATCGCCGGCCACGGCACCCGTGACGACGCCGGAGCCGAGGCGTTCCGCGACTTCGTGCGGGAGCTGGGGGCCCGCCACCCGGAACTGCCCGTCGCGGGCGGCTTCATCGAACTCTCCCCGCCGCCGCTGGGCGAGGCCGTCACCGAGCTGGTGGAGCGGGGCGTACGGCGGTTCGCCGCCGTGCCGCTGATGCTGGTGTCCGCCGGGCACGCCAAGGGCGACATCCCGGCGGCGCTGGCCCGCGAGAAGGAACGGCACCCCGGGATCTCGTACACGTACGGGCGTCCGCTCGGCCCGCACCCCGCGCTGCTGAACGTGCTGGAGCGGCGGCTGGACGAGGCGCTGGGCGGCGCCGCGGGGCGCCGGCCGGGTGACCGGGCCGACGTGACGGTGCTGCTGGTGGGGCGCGGGTCGACGGACCCGGACGCCAACGCCGAGGTGCACAAGGCGGCCCGGCTGCTGTGGGAGGGGCGCGGGTACGCGGGGGTCGAGACGGCGTTCGTGTCGCTGGCGGCGCCGGACGTGCCGAGCGGACTCGACCGGTGCGCACGGCTGGGCGCCCGCCGGATCGTGGTGCTCCCCTACTTCCTGTTCACCGGCATCCTGCCGGACCGGGTGCGGCAGCAGACGGAGGGCTGGGCGGCGGCGCACCCGGAGGTCGAGGTGTGCTCGGCCGACGTCATCGGGCCGGAGCCGGAGCTGCTGGACCTGGTGTGGGAGCGGTACGCGGAGGCCGTCGAGGGTGATCTGCGGATGAACTGCGACTCGTGCGTGTACCGCATCGCGCTGCCGGGCTTCGAGGACAAGGTGGGGCTGCCGCAGCAGCCGCACTTCCACCCGGACGACGACGGCCACCACCACGGGCACGGGCACCACCACGGGGCGCACTCCCATGCCCACTGA
- the cobC gene encoding Rv2231c family pyridoxal phosphate-dependent protein CobC: MPTDGGHDLRHHGDAEVRDDGGSLVDLAVNVRADTPPAWLREHIAASLGGLAAYPDGRAARAAVAARHGLPAERVLLTAGAAEAFVLLARALKVRRPVVVHPQFTEPEAALRDAGHTVDRVLLREEDGFRLDPAAVPETADLVVIGNPTNPTSVLHPADVIASLARPGRLLVVDEAFMDAVPGERESLAERVDVPGLVVLRSLTKTWGLAGLRIGYVLAAPETVRDLERAQPLWPVSTPALAAAQACVGPRAVAEAAHAAHRIAADRAHLLTGLARFAPAGLRVAGPAQGPFVLVRLPHAAAVRSRLRDLGYAVRRGDTFPGLDGEWLRLAVRDRATMDGFLRALERAVAA; encoded by the coding sequence ATGCCCACTGACGGCGGCCACGATCTGCGGCACCACGGGGACGCGGAGGTCCGGGACGACGGCGGCTCGCTCGTCGACCTCGCCGTGAACGTCCGCGCGGACACCCCGCCGGCGTGGCTGCGGGAGCACATCGCCGCGTCGCTGGGCGGGTTGGCGGCCTACCCGGACGGGCGGGCCGCACGCGCGGCGGTGGCGGCGCGGCACGGTCTGCCGGCGGAGCGGGTGCTGCTGACGGCGGGGGCGGCGGAGGCGTTCGTGCTGCTGGCGCGGGCGCTGAAGGTGCGGCGGCCGGTCGTCGTGCACCCGCAGTTCACGGAGCCGGAGGCCGCGCTGCGGGACGCGGGGCACACGGTCGACCGGGTGCTGCTGCGGGAGGAGGACGGCTTCCGGCTGGACCCGGCGGCCGTCCCCGAGACCGCGGACCTGGTGGTGATCGGCAATCCGACGAACCCGACGTCGGTGCTGCACCCGGCGGACGTGATCGCCTCCCTCGCCCGGCCCGGGCGGCTGCTGGTCGTGGACGAGGCGTTCATGGACGCGGTGCCGGGCGAGCGGGAGTCCCTCGCGGAGCGCGTCGACGTGCCCGGCCTCGTGGTGCTGCGCAGCCTGACCAAGACGTGGGGGCTCGCGGGGCTGCGGATCGGGTACGTACTGGCGGCGCCGGAGACCGTCCGGGACCTGGAGCGGGCGCAGCCGCTGTGGCCGGTGTCGACGCCGGCGCTGGCCGCGGCGCAGGCGTGCGTGGGGCCACGGGCGGTGGCGGAGGCGGCCCACGCGGCGCACCGCATCGCCGCGGACCGGGCCCACCTGCTGACGGGCCTGGCCCGCTTCGCCCCGGCCGGGCTGCGGGTGGCCGGGCCCGCGCAGGGCCCCTTCGTCCTGGTCCGCCTTCCGCACGCGGCGGCCGTACGCAGCCGCCTGCGCGACCTCGGCTACGCCGTGCGGCGTGGGGACACCTTCCCCGGCCTGGACGGGGAGTGGCTGCGGCTGGCGGTGCGGGACCGGGCGACGATGGACGGGTTCCTGCGGGCGCTGGAGCGTGCGGTGGCGGCCTGA
- the cobJ gene encoding precorrin-3B C(17)-methyltransferase — protein MIGLISATTAGAAARDRLAAAWPDRTRVYEGPVGDAVRAAFAQCEQLVCFLATGAVVRLVAPLLSGKTADPGVVCVDEGGRFAVSLVGGHAGGANELAREVGELLGAEPVVTTATDAVDLPGLDTLGLPVEGDVAGVSRALLDGEAVALRAEVAWPLPALPVAAEGACTIRLTDRLVEVAEREVVLRPPSLVVGVGASKGAPAEEVLGLVEGTLREAGLSAASVAELATVDAKAEEPGIVEAARRLGVPLVTYPAGELAGVDVPNPSDAPLTAVGTPSVAEAAALVRGGELLVPKRKSAASPAMATCAVVRRPGRGRLAVVGLGPGARDLLTPRAKAELRRASVLVGLDQYVDQIRDLLRPGTRILESGLGAEEERARTAVEEAREGRAVALIGSGDAGVYAMASPALAEASDDIDVVGVPGVTAALAAGAILGAPLGHDHVSISLSDLHTPWEVIERRVRAAAEADIVVTFYNPRSRGRDWQLPKALGILAEHRAPTTPVGVVRNASRPDESARLTTLAALDPATVDMMTVVTVGNTATREIAGRMVTPRGYRWQEEPE, from the coding sequence GTGATCGGCCTCATTTCCGCCACGACGGCGGGCGCGGCTGCGCGGGACCGGCTTGCCGCCGCGTGGCCGGACCGCACACGCGTGTACGAGGGTCCCGTCGGTGACGCCGTACGGGCCGCGTTCGCGCAGTGCGAGCAGCTCGTGTGCTTCCTGGCGACCGGCGCGGTGGTGCGGCTGGTGGCACCGCTGCTGTCCGGCAAGACGGCGGACCCGGGCGTGGTGTGCGTCGACGAGGGCGGGCGGTTCGCGGTGTCCCTGGTGGGCGGGCACGCGGGCGGGGCCAACGAACTCGCCCGGGAAGTCGGGGAGTTGCTGGGTGCCGAGCCGGTCGTGACCACGGCGACGGACGCCGTGGACCTGCCCGGCCTGGACACCCTCGGCCTGCCCGTGGAGGGCGATGTCGCCGGGGTCTCCCGGGCGTTGCTGGACGGTGAGGCGGTGGCGCTGCGTGCCGAGGTGGCCTGGCCGCTGCCGGCGCTCCCGGTGGCCGCCGAGGGGGCGTGCACGATCCGGCTGACCGACCGGCTCGTCGAGGTGGCCGAGCGCGAGGTGGTGCTGCGCCCGCCGTCCCTGGTCGTCGGGGTCGGGGCGTCGAAGGGCGCTCCCGCCGAGGAGGTGCTCGGGCTGGTCGAGGGCACGCTGCGGGAGGCCGGGCTGTCCGCGGCGTCGGTCGCCGAGCTCGCCACCGTCGACGCCAAGGCCGAGGAGCCCGGCATCGTCGAGGCCGCCCGGCGGCTCGGTGTGCCCCTGGTGACGTACCCCGCCGGTGAGTTGGCCGGGGTCGACGTGCCCAACCCGTCCGACGCGCCGCTCACCGCCGTCGGCACCCCCTCGGTCGCGGAGGCCGCCGCCCTGGTGCGCGGGGGCGAACTCCTCGTCCCCAAGCGGAAGTCGGCCGCCAGCCCCGCCATGGCGACCTGTGCCGTCGTACGGCGACCGGGGCGCGGGCGGCTCGCGGTGGTCGGGCTCGGGCCGGGTGCCCGGGACCTGCTGACGCCGCGCGCGAAGGCCGAACTCCGGCGCGCCTCCGTGCTCGTCGGACTCGACCAGTACGTCGACCAGATCCGCGATCTGCTGCGGCCCGGCACCCGGATCCTGGAGTCGGGGCTGGGGGCCGAGGAGGAGCGGGCGCGCACGGCCGTCGAGGAGGCTCGCGAGGGGCGGGCCGTCGCGCTGATCGGCAGCGGGGACGCGGGCGTGTACGCCATGGCCTCCCCCGCGCTCGCCGAGGCCTCCGACGACATCGACGTGGTCGGTGTGCCCGGCGTGACGGCGGCGCTCGCGGCCGGCGCGATCCTGGGCGCGCCGCTGGGCCACGACCACGTGTCGATCAGCCTGTCCGACCTGCACACGCCGTGGGAGGTCATCGAGCGGCGGGTACGGGCGGCGGCCGAGGCCGACATCGTGGTGACGTTCTACAACCCGCGTTCCCGCGGCCGCGACTGGCAGCTGCCCAAGGCGCTGGGCATCCTCGCCGAGCACCGGGCGCCGACGACGCCGGTCGGTGTCGTGCGCAACGCCTCACGGCCGGACGAGTCCGCCCGGCTCACGACTCTGGCCGCGCTCGACCCGGCGACGGTCGACATGATGACGGTCGTCACCGTGGGCAACACCGCGACCCGCGAGATCGCCGGTCGCATGGTGACGCCGCGCGGCTACCGCTGGCAGGAGGAGCCCGAGTGA